The proteins below come from a single Iocasia fonsfrigidae genomic window:
- a CDS encoding D-alanyl-D-alanine carboxypeptidase family protein yields MNKYFYTGIILLLTFIFISTSLYAADFEAGVESAILVDYETGQVLFEKNANEVLPPASITKIMTLLLAMEEIEKGTINLDDKISISKHAQSMGGSQIFLAADTRVEVEDLLEAVTVASANDASVAIAEAIGGTYSNFVGQMNEKAAELGMENTNFVNSTGLPTEHGEHYSTARDISIMARELIKHPQVLKWASIWHDILQLPNRKADLTNTNKLINKYPGMDGLKTGHTQEAGFCLAATAKRENMRLISVVLKAETEQEREEVTSRLLDYGFNAFIKEKVVEQGSKVQNINIADGKKTTTTAEAARDLYVVIKRGSKNTLEREIKLRDGLSAPIKKGEVLGQEAIIQDGKVLAAVDLLATEDIAKANIFVRLWRGFLNWIGSLIGKFIN; encoded by the coding sequence ATGAATAAATATTTTTATACAGGAATAATATTATTACTTACTTTTATTTTTATATCAACTAGTCTTTATGCAGCAGATTTTGAGGCAGGGGTAGAATCGGCAATTTTAGTGGATTACGAAACGGGGCAGGTATTATTTGAAAAAAATGCTAATGAAGTTCTTCCACCTGCCAGTATCACAAAAATAATGACTCTCCTATTAGCAATGGAGGAGATAGAAAAGGGAACAATTAATTTAGATGATAAGATTTCAATTAGTAAACATGCCCAATCAATGGGTGGTTCTCAGATATTTTTGGCAGCAGATACAAGGGTTGAAGTCGAGGACTTACTTGAGGCTGTTACTGTAGCATCAGCTAATGACGCTAGTGTAGCTATTGCTGAGGCTATTGGTGGTACTTATAGCAATTTTGTAGGTCAAATGAATGAAAAAGCTGCAGAATTGGGGATGGAGAATACAAATTTTGTAAATTCTACTGGTTTGCCTACTGAACATGGAGAACATTACTCAACCGCTAGAGATATTTCTATTATGGCTAGAGAGTTAATCAAACATCCACAGGTTCTTAAATGGGCTTCTATTTGGCATGATATATTACAACTGCCCAATAGGAAGGCAGATTTAACAAATACTAATAAATTAATAAACAAATATCCTGGCATGGATGGATTAAAAACTGGTCATACCCAGGAAGCAGGCTTCTGTTTGGCTGCAACAGCTAAAAGGGAAAATATGAGGCTTATATCGGTGGTTTTAAAGGCAGAAACAGAACAGGAACGGGAAGAAGTAACATCCCGTCTGTTAGATTATGGATTTAATGCTTTTATTAAGGAAAAGGTTGTTGAGCAGGGAAGCAAAGTTCAAAATATTAACATTGCTGATGGGAAAAAGACGACTACAACAGCTGAAGCTGCCAGGGACTTATATGTTGTGATCAAACGGGGTAGTAAGAATACCCTGGAAAGGGAAATTAAACTTAGAGATGGATTATCTGCTCCGATAAAAAAGGGAGAGGTACTTGGTCAAGAGGCAATAATACAGGATGGAAAGGTTCTAGCAGCTGTAGACCTTCTGGCAACAGAAGATATAGCAAAAGCGAATATATTTGTGAGACTCTGGAGAGGGTTTCTTAATTGGATTGGTAGTTTGATCGGGAAATTTATTAATTAG
- a CDS encoding SpoIID/LytB domain-containing protein has translation MKFTRLFLFIFIFIIIMTMAVACGNQARVKGVRERNRLEKEPEIVVKLTDGQEKQMKFEEYITGVVAGEMKKGWPANAYAAQAIIARTFALKYMDENKTNVISGSYEFAQEFKPENVTQELADAVSKTRGEVVVHQDDYIKGWFHASAGGQTTSAKVGLAYEKDEPPYIKIVNSPDEMAPEDVQNWTIEFSNREIEETLSSMGKDIGVLEKVVIEDRDRTGRIIDLSFKGSKGSATVKAANFRNELDPKRLKSTKISEIKKQDDRYSFSGAGFGHGVGMSQWGAYAMAKDGRSPEEIVSHYFKDIEIVKEYD, from the coding sequence ATGAAGTTTACAAGGCTGTTTCTCTTTATTTTTATATTTATAATTATAATGACTATGGCTGTAGCATGTGGTAATCAGGCTAGGGTTAAAGGGGTTAGAGAGCGGAATAGATTAGAAAAGGAGCCAGAAATAGTTGTTAAACTGACAGATGGTCAGGAAAAGCAGATGAAATTTGAGGAATATATAACCGGGGTTGTAGCAGGAGAAATGAAAAAGGGTTGGCCTGCTAATGCCTATGCAGCACAGGCTATAATTGCCCGTACCTTTGCATTAAAATATATGGATGAGAATAAGACAAATGTTATTAGTGGAAGTTATGAATTTGCTCAGGAGTTTAAGCCGGAAAATGTTACCCAGGAATTAGCTGATGCAGTAAGTAAAACCCGTGGTGAAGTTGTAGTACATCAGGATGATTATATTAAGGGTTGGTTTCATGCCAGTGCTGGAGGCCAGACTACGTCTGCTAAAGTAGGACTTGCCTATGAAAAAGATGAACCACCATATATTAAAATTGTAAATTCGCCAGATGAGATGGCTCCGGAAGATGTTCAAAATTGGACCATTGAATTTTCTAATAGAGAGATTGAAGAAACCTTAAGTAGTATGGGGAAAGATATAGGTGTTCTTGAGAAAGTTGTTATTGAAGATAGGGATAGAACAGGTAGGATCATTGACCTCAGTTTTAAAGGAAGTAAAGGAAGTGCTACAGTAAAGGCAGCCAATTTCAGGAATGAGTTAGATCCAAAAAGATTAAAATCAACGAAGATATCAGAGATAAAAAAACAGGATGATAGGTATAGTTTTAGTGGTGCAGGTTTTGGTCATGGTGTGGGAATGAGTCAGTGGGGGGCATATGCTATGGCTAAAGATGGTCGTTCACCAGAGGAGATTGTTTCTCATTATTTTAAAGATATAGAGATTGTTAAAGAATATGATTGA